The Chanodichthys erythropterus isolate Z2021 chromosome 14, ASM2448905v1, whole genome shotgun sequence genome window below encodes:
- the rubcnl gene encoding protein associated with UVRAG as autophagy enhancer, giving the protein MANAGSSSSIIRQQRFVNWLANSELSENHCDSTDHDDDIDESGLKLCECNTPVSEWDSDLLDPEEQYHLPRSSPVISRKRHNTETEKQSDRSLTPPKWELSISPMMKSNCLSAHRISPSDKDRNIDHCGSPKGSSGRTEFLTGNHGRGISHVSQDTKLHSQSLVSRRLQEGFQSKTKRRACSDIQPASAQRSSDRAKKRGSCVDEHSTEDIYSLDQENAHFVVVDMVLEVLEAVKWVVCLQQLKNTHPHQDRCETHNTSKADSISSFDSGFEDDSAPQLSSNRYSLASFQSCLQSSRMQCSAEDLAYHLVSEFRKQWFPSELLQNPVNLNSALQELAFPIMAEDRISITEEIMQKTRMRGALTWAPPKFQIIFCVQPTHRRSDVITSQHFLCAGCGTEVEPRYIKKLRYCDYLGRYFCDCCHGGLESVIPGRVLNNWDFARYPVCHFSRQLLDSIWQQPLFKLTGVAKNLYSQAKELQRFRELQEQLIAIKKLLSTCRLSAGVLDEFKQLPAHLMQELHLFSIEDLIRVKKGQLCTIAKALQQSAVAHIDLCELCQAKGFICEFCHGKEVLFPFQRDTCTRCQDCRACFHISCFRDESCPKCARLQKRKKLQEDIGL; this is encoded by the exons ATG GCAAATGCTGGTAGTAGCAGCAGTATCATCAGACAGCAGCGCTTTGTTAACTGGTTAGCGAATTCTGAATTAAGTGAGAATCATTGTGACAGCACTGATCATGATGATGATATTGATGAAAGTGGACTGAAGCTGTGCGAATGTaacactccagtcagtgaatggGATTCAGACCTGCTCGACCCCGAGGAACAGTACCATCTACCCCGGAGCAGCCCTGTCATATCCCGCAAGAGACATAACACAGAGACAGAAAAACAATCTGATCGGTCTTTGACACCTCCAAAATGGGAACTATCCATCTCTCCAATGATGAAATCCAACTGTTTAAGTGCACATAGAATTAGTCCCTCAGACAAAGACAGAAACATTGATCACTGTGGTTCACCCAAGGGCTCTTCAGGACGGACAGAGTTCCTCACAGGTAATCATGGCAGAGGAATTTCACACGTCTCTCAGGACACTAAGCTTCACAGCCAGTCTTTAGTTTCTAGACGGTTACAGGAGGGTTTCCAGTCAAAGACTAAAAGAAGAGCCTGCTCTGACATCCAACCAGCATCTGCTCAGAGAAGCTCAGACCGAGCTAAGAAACGTGGATCATGTGTTGATGAACACAGCACTGAAGATATCTACAGTTTGGACCAG GAAAATGCTCATTTTGTAGTTGTGGATATGGTACTAGAAGTTCTGGAGGCGGTGAAATGGGTTGTGTGTCTGCAGCAGTTAAAAAACACACATCCTCATCAAGACAGATGTGAAACACACAATACTTCAAAAGCAGACTCAATCTCTTCATTTGACAGCGGGTTTGAGG ATGACAGCGCCCCCCAACTATCTTCAAACAGATACTCCCTGGCTTCATTTCAGAG TTGTCTCCAGAGCTCCAGAATGCAGTGTTCTGCTGAAGATCTAGCCTATCATTTGGTTTCAGAGTTCAGGAAGCAGTGGTTCCCCTCTGAGCTACTGCAAAACCCTGTCAACCTCAACTCTGCTCTGCAGGAA CTCGCTTTCCCTATTATGGCAGAGGACAGAATCAGTATAACTGAAGAGATCATGCAGAAGACCAGAATGAGAGGAGCATTAACCTGGGCTCCACCCAAATTTCAAATCATCTTCTGTGTCCAGCCAACACACAG ACGCAGTGACGTCATCACTTCCCAGCACTTCCTGTGTGCCGGTTGTGGTACTGAAGTCGAGCCCA GGTATATAAAGAAACTGCGGTATTGTGACTACCTGGGTAGATACTTTTGCGATTGCTGCCACGGTGGTTTGGAATCAGTGATTCCAGGTCGGGTTCTGAATAACTGGGATTTTGCACGGTATCCGGTCTGCCATTTTTCCAGACAGTTACTGGACTCTATATGGCAGCAACCACTTTTCAAACTTACAGGTGTggccaaaaacctgtacagCCAGGCCAAAGAGCTACAGCGTTTCAGA GAACTACAGGAGCAACTAATAGCCATCAAAAAGCTTCTGAGTACATGCAGACTATCAGCTGG AGTCCTTGATGAGTTTAAACAACTTCCTGCTCACCTGATGCAGGAACTCCACCTCTTTTCCATAGAAGACCTTATCAGGGTGAAAAAGGGTCAGCTCTGTACCATTGCAAAAGCCTTGCAGCAGTCTGCAGTTGCTCACATAGATCTTTGTGAG CTGTGTCAGGCCAAAGGTTTTATCTGTGAGTTCTGTCATGGGAAGGAAGTGCTTTTCCCTTTTCAGAGAGACACCTGCACCCGCTGCCAAG attgcaGAGCCTGTTTCCACATCTCGTGTTTTCGTGATGAATCGTGTC